GGCGGAGGCGCTCACCAGCGCCGCATCCGGGTCGCCGCCGCTGTCGACGGTCAACCGCACCGACAGGCGCTCGCAGTCGTCATCCACGCCGAGTTCCCAGACCGGCACACCCATCGTGTCCAGCGTCCGGGCCCACGGGCCGAGAGCGCGGAGCGTCGTGACGGCCTCAGCGGTCGACGTTGTCCGGGAGGAGCCGCTGGGGCGCAGCGCGGGGTGAGTACCGGCGACCAGGAGTGCGCCGTTGGCCAGTTCAGCGCTGACGGTGTAGGTGGAGGCGGATGCACCCAGGTTGGATTCGACCGGTCTGGCGCCCGTGGCGGCCGCCAGACGGTCGATGCCCGAGCGCTGATCGTCAGCCGGCACGCCTGGGGCGAAGGTGACCTGGATATCCCGGCTGCTGACCGCGATGTGGAGAGGCGCCAGGGGGCCGGCTGTGTCCAGCACGCGGGCGGCGCTGTCCAGGAGATCGGCGAGATCGGGTCGCATGGCTGCCATTGTCGCGGCCGGAGTGAGGTCCTCGCCAAGGCTTCGCCGAATATCCGTCTGACGTGGACATTTCCGAGACCTGGTGGTCGAAGGGCCGCTGCCGCTGAGGCTGTGGCGCGGCCGGACGGGAGAGGCCGCAGTGCTGGGTCCAGGTTGAACGGGGAGCGGGGCGGCCCTCGGCGCACCTGCGACGCAGGTGTCCTGGCCGGGTACGACCTGTGCCGGCCGGGGGACGAGTCGTTCGGCGGGCGTCGTGGACACCCGCCGACGGTATGCCGAGGTACTGGGCGAGCGCTCCCGCAGTGGTGACGCTCGCTGGCACTCCCCTGGCCTGCTGTGCCGCAGGTGCAGGAGGCCCGCTGTCTCCCGTTCCCTGGCAGCATCCCTCGGGCCGGCCATCGAGAGGCTGACCTGCTTGAGGGACCTCTCGTGGATCTCAGGGGAGCGGACTCCGGACGCGGCTCGACCCACCGACGGCTGACGCGCCTGCCCGTGTGCTGCCGCCCTACGCCACTCCTCCTCCAGGACCTGCGCCAGCAGCTACGAGGCCCCGGTGGCAGCAGCCTGCGTTGCGATCGTCTGCTGCTGACGGGAGGGGAGCATCGCGGCGCGCCACGAGGTCTCCAGATCGGCGACGGCCTTGAGATACACATCGAGGTCGGCCCGAGTCCCGGTGCTCAGACGGGCAACCCTGGCCGCCTCGAACACCTCGATGAACCGCTGAGTCTGAGCCTCGCTGACGTCGGCGAGCAACGGGGACTCGAGGATGGCAAGGACGTCGCTCTCCCACGATCCGACCTCCTCCCGCACGGCGTCGTGCCGGGCAACGGCATCGTGGCGCTGTGCCTGGCGATCACGGCGCCGCCGGAGCATGGTCGTTGCCTGGAGCACGGCCCAGCCGGTTCCGGCCGCTGTCAGCAGGCCGCCGATGAAGGTGCCCACCCAGGTCAACAGCGTGGAGGCGTCCGGTCCTGGCACGGGCGGGGGGATCTCGGTCGGCGCAGCTGCCATGAGGTGCAAGGCCCGCTTGCCGACGAGAAGCACTGCTGCTGCCGCGACCAGGGGAAGGACAGCGAGGAGCGGGCTGCGCTGGTCCTTCAGCAGCTTGACGGAGAGAATGATTGCGGTTACCGGGACCGCGAACGTTGCGATCTCGTGGATCCAGTCGGCGATGTCCGTCACGGCTAGCTCCCTGCGTCGTCTGGTGTTGGCCCCTGGCTGCCGGGGGCTCGTCGTTGCTGGTTGTTGATGCACCCGCGGGCAGTCAGCAGATACCCATGGTGGCTGTGGCCTGGTGGGAAGGTGACCTTGGCCCGTCTCAGCGGACGTCGCTGAGTGGGGAGCCGTCCAGGAGAGCGGACACTCATCGGTGCTTCAGCCTCCCGATGCCGCAGCTGAGCTGACGACCGGTGGAGTCCACCACGCGGACACTGGGCTGGGACATGCCGTACGGCAGGACTGGCCGGGTGATGCTGACGATGAAGCCGCTCTCCATCCGGGGCAGGCCTCCGTGATCCCAGGCGACCCGGTCCTCGGGGCGGAACACCACGCCGTCCCACCGGGTGGCCAGTGGGATCTGCTGCCCGTCGCACAGTTCCGGGGTGGCAGCCTCCTTGATGCCGTCCAGCATGACCAGGGAGTCGATGGCGACGGTGACCTCCCGGATCGGGCCGAGGCGGTGCATGTATGCCACTGAGGCGTCGTACTCGCCGTGGTCGAGCGCCACCGCCGCAACTACGCGGTCAACGTGCCCGTGGAGTTCGGAGAGTGTGCCGCGCGCGGCCTCACCGGTCTCAGGGTTGGTCAGAGCGACTGTGAAGCCGGGTCGGTGGATCTGCCCGTCAGGCATGACGACGGTGTCCAGGACAGTGGCGCGGTGCGGGCGTGAGCGGTCGGGACGCATCGAAAGCCTTCCAGGAGAAGGAGCAAGTGCCGTTAGGCTACATTTATAAATACCCTTATGCAATATCGGTCAGGAGTGTGCCCACGATGGCGTAGGGTTAACTCACCGACGCGGGGTGGAGCAGCTCGGTAGCTCGCTGGGCTCATAACCCAGAGGTCGCAGGTTCAAATCCTGTCCCCGCTACTCGACAGCCGGCCCCGACGCATCCGCGTCGGGGCCGGCGTCATTCCCGGCACCCTGCGTCAGCCCGACCCTCGGAGGACAGCCCAGCCCCGCAGGCCCCCAGCCGGCGGAGCGCGAACCGGTCAGCACCCGCACAAGGGAAACCCTTCGCGCCGGCTCGACGCCCATCGCTACCCTTCACAGATGGTCACAAATAGGGATGAAGAGAAGACCCTTCGCGATCTGCTGCGCTTCCTGGATCGCGTAGCGCCCCTGGCCGAACGGACGGCCACCGAGTGGTCCGGCTGGACCGTCCACCCCCGTAGCGCGCTGGCGGGTGACGACGCGAAGTCCACTCCCTTCCAGCTCTCGCACGGCGCGAGGCTCGCCCTGGTCGTGGCCGTCGACCACCTCCAAGCGCTGCGCTCCTCGCTCATCAGGGAGCGCCCGGGCAACCGAATCGAAGTTCCGATCCATACCCATGCCCAGTTCACCCTGATCCGGGCAGCGCTAGAGAACGCCGCCCGCGCCGTCTGGCTGCTCGGGCCGACGACTCGGCTTGACCGCGTGAAGCGCAGGCTCGCCCTTCAATATGCGGACTACCTCAACGGCGAGAAGTGGAGCCCACTCCTTGGGCAGTCGGCCAATCCGGCCGCAGCCGGGCGCAGACAGCAGATCGACGCTCTGCTGATCGCCGCCGGCGTACCGGAAGCCGAAGTGCGGCGGACGCGTCAGGGGCCCACTTACAAGGACATCGTCCGGTCGGCCGGGGAACTCACGCCCCTGGGCGCCGACCGGGTGCACCTGTTCTGGAGCGTCTGCAGCTCCCTCGCCCACGGCGATCTCTCAGGCACCCTCATGACCCTGGATCGAGAGATCACCAACACGGACGGCGGGATTGCTCTCGCCCAGCTCAACGGTTCGGTCCAGGCCATGTCCGCCATGGCCAAGACCGCCCTGGAGATGGCCGGCCGCGGCTTCGACCTCTACGTCGTCCGGGCCGCAGCCCCGTACTGAACGGATAGCACAGCCACTGATGGTCGGCCGCCGAGGGGCAAGCCACGCGCTCGGAGAGGTGCCCTGGCAGACTGACGACCATGATCAATGATCGCCGGCCCCTCGGGATGCCATTCTCAGAACCCGCCAACGAGACGCCGCTCGCCGTGCCCGCTGCACGTCGGCTTCCCGTCGAGCGGGCAGTGTTTCAAGAGCCGCCTGCGCCCGAGGCTTCGACTGCTGCTGGCCGCCGCACCCTCGCGGAGGGCGGGCTCGTTCCCGGCACCGGGGCCGAGAGCTGAGCTCCACCCGGCCGGGTGACCTCGCCAGGTGCCCGGCCGGGTGGGACGGCACCACGGATCGGAACCGCGGAGCGCGCCGAGATCTTGCCAGAGCATGCTCGCCGCCTCAACTCCGGTCCCCTCTGTCGGCCTGCCGAATCAACGCCCCACGGCATGCCGCGAAATGGAAGGTTGCGGAGCTCACCGCGACCTGCGGACACCACATCCAGGCCACAGACCTCCGCGAAGGCCAGCCAACGGCCACCGCGTCGATGATCTGACCTGCCCCGACGCGCGGCGCGACCTCAGCGGTGCGAGACCCGACTCGGCGCGCAGCACACGTCACACCGCCCAGACGGGCGAAACTGCCCGTGACAGCCGGAGGGCGAACGCAGAGGTGCGCCTCGCAGTGCGTATCACTGTTACTCAGAATCACAGTGATACGCACAACGCGGCGCACTTCTGCGTTCGCCCGAGCCGATCCGCTCTGCGACCTGGCACCCGGCAGCCAGCCCCTACGAACGTGGAGACCACTGGCCCCCACGTCTCCTGGTATCTGCAGAGCCAGCGAAGCGCAGCTCCCACATCGCCGCACGGCGGCGGGGTGGAGCCAACCAGACCCCACCCCGTCACCAGCGTCTTAGCTTGAATTTAAAGGTTGCCCCTCGGCGTTCCGGTCGAGGGGTTGTCCTTTTTGCTCTGGTTTTTGCCGACGGGATGGCGGGGTGCGGGGGCTGAGGTGCTGCCGGTGGGGCGGCCTGGGCCGGGGCGGGTGGCTTTCGGCGGGTTCGCGGGAGTGCCGACAATCCGGCGGATCCGGTGATAGCCGCGGCGGACCCTGGCCGGGGTGAGGCGGCCGGGGTCGAGGGGTTTCTCCCAGGGGCGGCGGAGGTCCTCGGCGAGGGGACGGGCGAGGCGGAGTTGCGTGTGGGCGGCCACGAGGAGCCAGGCCCACCGATCGGCCTGTTCGGGGTGGCGGAGGCGGGGCCGGGTGAGGCCGAGAGTCTGCTTGAGGAAGCGGAACGTGTGCTCGAGGTCGAATCGCCGCAGGAAGATACGCCACAGCCGGTCGACATCGTGGGCAGTCGCGTCGGGGACCGAATGCCACAGCCACAACGGCTTCGGGTCCCGGTTGCCTGGCAGGTGCTCGACCACCAGGTGAACCAACGTGCCTTCGACGATGGGAAGTTCGCCCTCGTGGCCGGTCCAGCCGCCCTGGCGGCGTTCCAGCTTCGGGTGCAGGCGCCCCCAGCAGCGGGCGGTCACGGCGCCGAACCGGTCATGGCGGGTGGCCGACTCCTGGACCGGATCCGGATGCGTGGCCGAGTGGGCGAGGCGGAACTCCTCCCCGTGGCGGGGCTGCCGGCCGGGCCACGGTCCCTTGCGGCGGCCGGCCGGGTGGTGCATCACGCGATCGGAGCGGATCCGGCCGAGCAGCCGCACCGGCTCCTCGCGCAGCAACCAGGTCAGGCGCACGATGTCGTAGCCGGAGTCCAGGACGAACAGCACCTCGGGGTCGCCGTCGCGCCACTGCCCGGCCTCACGAAGCCGTTCCAGCAGGTCGCGGATCTGGGCGGCGGTGACCGCCGTAGGATCGTCGCCAGGCCCGATACGGACCGCGTCGAGCACCCCGGTCCAGGACGAGCGGCCGCCGCCCAGCGCGGCGGCGACCTGGTACGGCCAGCCTGGAATCGTCTGCCGGACGCCGTCGCACCGGCAGGGCCGGTAGCAGTGCAGGCGGGCCGGCGAGCACTCCGCGTCAGGCCTCGGCCAGGGCGTCACGTCCACCGCGATCGACAGTTGCCGATCCGCCCCGCGCGGCAACTCAAGCGCGGCCAGAGCCAGCCGCAGTCGTCCGACATCGATCCGGCCGTTCGCCAGAGCGTCGTACATCGCCCCGTGGCCGCGCCGGTGCACCGACTCCAGGCTCAACTCCGGCAGCGACACCACCGGCCCGTCCGCACACAGCACCGCGTCCACCAGCTCGAACAACGCGTCCGCGCGGCGCGGCAACGCACCGAACAACTCCATCCGAAAGGAGGACAGTTCGACCAAACCCGACATCTGCACAGCCGCATGGACCACACTGGACACCGACGACCTCCGACCCGTTGTGAGACTCGACATCACACAGCGTGAACCAGAGGTCGTCGCCATTTCCGGCGAATCCCCATGTGGGTGAACAGATCGGGCATCAGGCGATCACGGAAGGTTAAAACTCAAGTTAAGACCGACCGGCAATAGGCAGTCGCTGTCGCACGTAAGGCGGGGTGGATGCAGTACGGGCACGGGTCCACGTGATCATGGAGTTCTCTACGCTCAGTGATCACGAAGGACGGCCGTGCCCGCGCTGCCATCTTGCCTGCTCGAACCCCTCTGGGACCAGTTCGCTGCACTCTTGCCTGCCCGGGAAGCGTTCGTCGCGAACCATCCGCTGGGCTGCCACCGCCGCCGGATCGCTGACCGGACGGTCTTCGAGCACATCGTGCTCGCGCTGGTCCACGGCTCCGGCTACGAGCGCGTCTCCACCCCTGGATGCTCCGACCGCACGATCAGGCGGCGTGTCAAAGAGTGGGCCGAGCAAGGGATTTCCGAATCTGTGCACGCTCTCGCGCTCGAGGCCTACGACCGGATGATCGGCCTCGGTCTGGGCGAGATCTCGGTGGATGGCTGCATCACCAAGGCCCCGTCCGGCGGTGACAAGGCCGGGCGCTCGCCGGTCGACCGGGGCAAGCAGGGTCTGAAGCGCTCCGTCGCCACCGACGCCTGCGGCGTCCCGCTCGGGATCGTCTCCGACGGGGCCAACCGGCACGACTCGCCCCTGCTCGGCCCGACCCTGGACGCCGCCAAGGACCAGGTCGGCGCGCTGCCGGAAGCCGTCAACGTCAACCTCGACCGCGGCTACGACAGCGCCAAGTCCCGTTCGCTGATAGCCCAGTTGGGCTTCACCGCGGAGATCGCCCGCAAGGGCGTGCCCGCCCCGATCCAGGCCGGCAAGCGCTGGGTGGTCGAGCGCACGCACTCGTGGATGAACGACTACGGCAAGCTCCGGCGCTGCACCGAGAGGAGCGGCAGCGTCGTGGACTTCTACCTCTACCTCGCCGCCGCCCTCGTCACGCTCCGCATGCTGATCCGCCGGGCAACGAGCCGCTACCGCTGGGACGGCCGGCCCACCACCCGACGCCTCAAGTGATCCATTTGCCGGTCGGTCTTAACTTGAGTTTTAACCTTCCGTGATCGCCTGATGCCCGATCTGTTCACCCACATGGGGATTCGCCGGAAATGGCGACGACCTCTGG
This region of Kitasatospora sp. NBC_00240 genomic DNA includes:
- a CDS encoding NF041680 family putative transposase, which translates into the protein MSGLVELSSFRMELFGALPRRADALFELVDAVLCADGPVVSLPELSLESVHRRGHGAMYDALANGRIDVGRLRLALAALELPRGADRQLSIAVDVTPWPRPDAECSPARLHCYRPCRCDGVRQTIPGWPYQVAAALGGGRSSWTGVLDAVRIGPGDDPTAVTAAQIRDLLERLREAGQWRDGDPEVLFVLDSGYDIVRLTWLLREEPVRLLGRIRSDRVMHHPAGRRKGPWPGRQPRHGEEFRLAHSATHPDPVQESATRHDRFGAVTARCWGRLHPKLERRQGGWTGHEGELPIVEGTLVHLVVEHLPGNRDPKPLWLWHSVPDATAHDVDRLWRIFLRRFDLEHTFRFLKQTLGLTRPRLRHPEQADRWAWLLVAAHTQLRLARPLAEDLRRPWEKPLDPGRLTPARVRRGYHRIRRIVGTPANPPKATRPGPGRPTGSTSAPAPRHPVGKNQSKKDNPSTGTPRGNL
- a CDS encoding IS5 family transposase, whose translation is MPALPSCLLEPLWDQFAALLPAREAFVANHPLGCHRRRIADRTVFEHIVLALVHGSGYERVSTPGCSDRTIRRRVKEWAEQGISESVHALALEAYDRMIGLGLGEISVDGCITKAPSGGDKAGRSPVDRGKQGLKRSVATDACGVPLGIVSDGANRHDSPLLGPTLDAAKDQVGALPEAVNVNLDRGYDSAKSRSLIAQLGFTAEIARKGVPAPIQAGKRWVVERTHSWMNDYGKLRRCTERSGSVVDFYLYLAAALVTLRMLIRRATSRYRWDGRPTTRRLK